One part of the Thalassospira xiamenensis M-5 = DSM 17429 genome encodes these proteins:
- the dmpG gene encoding 4-hydroxy-2-oxovalerate aldolase, translating into MNIEGRKITLHEMSLRDGMHAKRHQISVSQMIEVAKAADEAGMPWIEITHGDGLGGASVNYGFSAATDEEYLSAVIPHLKNSKVSALLLPGIGTIDMLKRAMDCGIAGVRIATHCTEADCAEQHITFAAKTGLDTVGFLMMSHRASPEKLVEQALLMEGYGANCIYCTDSAGHMLPQDVTDRISAIRAALQPETELGFHGHHNLGMGIANSVAAVAAGANRIDGAIAGLGAGAGNAATELLVAVFERMGVETGVDLFKIMDAAEDLVVPMMDRMIRVDRGSLVLGYAGVYSSFLLFAERAEKRYGIPARDLLLELGRRGMVGGQEDMIEDLALTMSKNAGTIVSTK; encoded by the coding sequence ATGAATATCGAGGGACGTAAAATCACCCTTCACGAAATGAGCCTGCGGGACGGTATGCATGCCAAACGTCATCAGATTTCGGTCAGTCAGATGATCGAGGTTGCCAAGGCCGCCGACGAAGCCGGTATGCCGTGGATCGAAATTACGCATGGGGATGGTCTGGGCGGAGCATCGGTGAACTATGGTTTCTCGGCCGCAACGGACGAGGAATATCTCTCGGCAGTCATCCCGCATCTTAAAAATTCCAAGGTCTCGGCACTTTTGTTGCCTGGTATTGGAACAATCGACATGCTCAAGCGGGCAATGGATTGCGGGATCGCCGGTGTGCGTATTGCCACCCATTGCACGGAGGCCGATTGCGCTGAACAGCACATTACCTTTGCGGCTAAAACCGGGCTCGATACAGTTGGCTTCCTGATGATGTCACATCGTGCCAGTCCGGAAAAACTGGTTGAACAGGCCTTGTTGATGGAAGGGTATGGTGCGAACTGCATTTATTGTACGGATTCTGCCGGTCATATGCTGCCGCAAGATGTCACGGACCGCATTTCCGCGATCCGTGCAGCCCTTCAGCCGGAAACCGAGCTTGGTTTCCATGGTCACCACAATCTTGGGATGGGCATTGCCAACTCTGTTGCCGCAGTGGCTGCTGGTGCGAACCGTATTGATGGCGCCATTGCCGGGCTTGGGGCTGGTGCAGGAAATGCGGCAACCGAACTTCTCGTGGCCGTGTTTGAACGCATGGGGGTCGAGACCGGCGTCGATTTATTCAAGATAATGGACGCCGCCGAAGACCTTGTAGTACCGATGATGGATCGCATGATTCGGGTGGATCGCGGGTCACTCGTCCTCGGTTATGCCGGTGTTTATTCCTCGTTCCTGCTGTTTGCAGAACGGGCTGAAAAGCGCTACGGCATACCTGCGCGTGATTTGTTGCTGGAACTCGGGCGTCGCGGCATGGTCGGCGGTCAGGAAGACATGATCGAAGACCTTGCACTTACGATGTCCAAAAATGCCGGAACGATAGTTTCGACAAAATGA
- a CDS encoding MbcA/ParS/Xre antitoxin family protein, with product MQKASSTVSEQQALVGLKAVNRICEQWGLSIEESANLVDMSLSTWKRARKPNFSGKLSKDQVLRLSAIVGIYKSLNLYFDDKIAHSWIKLPNVGPLCRGARPIDVLIEGGLPALLRVRQYLDALRGGS from the coding sequence ATGCAGAAGGCCAGTTCCACTGTCAGCGAACAGCAAGCGTTAGTGGGCCTCAAGGCGGTCAACCGCATTTGTGAACAATGGGGCCTCTCGATCGAGGAAAGCGCAAACCTCGTGGATATGTCTCTCAGTACGTGGAAGAGGGCTAGAAAGCCGAACTTTTCTGGAAAGCTTAGCAAAGATCAGGTTCTCCGATTGAGTGCTATCGTTGGCATCTACAAATCGTTGAACCTCTACTTTGATGACAAGATTGCGCATAGCTGGATTAAATTGCCGAATGTAGGCCCACTGTGCCGCGGCGCCAGGCCAATAGATGTTTTGATCGAAGGTGGGCTACCTGCGCTTTTGCGCGTTCGACAATATCTTGATGCATTGCGGGGGGGATCATGA
- a CDS encoding TRAP transporter small permease, which produces MLKLIDEHFEEAFTVVLMALMTILIGVQIFMRYVMGASLSWSEELARYFFIWMTYSGVAYAIRKNAHIRVTMFAHLLPPKGQVYLRLLTHAIFAGFACYAMYQGWFLIEKTFRFGQKSASLGMPMAYIYLAPFTGFSMVLVRLAQSFICELRDGTEREMK; this is translated from the coding sequence ATGCTTAAACTTATTGATGAGCATTTTGAAGAGGCATTCACAGTGGTCCTTATGGCCCTGATGACAATCCTCATCGGTGTTCAGATTTTCATGCGTTATGTGATGGGGGCATCTCTGTCCTGGTCTGAAGAACTGGCACGATATTTCTTCATCTGGATGACCTATAGCGGCGTCGCTTATGCTATCCGCAAAAATGCTCATATTCGTGTGACCATGTTTGCCCACCTGTTGCCGCCAAAAGGGCAGGTATATTTGCGCCTGCTGACCCATGCCATTTTTGCCGGTTTTGCATGTTACGCGATGTATCAGGGCTGGTTCCTGATCGAGAAAACCTTTCGCTTTGGTCAAAAATCCGCCTCGCTCGGCATGCCCATGGCTTATATCTATCTCGCACCTTTTACCGGGTTTTCAATGGTACTGGTTCGTCTGGCGCAATCATTCATCTGCGAGCTACGCGACGGCACTGAAAGAGAGATGAAATGA
- a CDS encoding RES family NAD+ phosphorylase produces the protein MILTELKDRGLVRLISATYHKPPVLSGLVDNDEEMALLTDLEGQTSARLEAEKGNDPSWDPLMLAWRKRQQDISAYGNSHINAAFTYTRTGGNRFNGEQRGAWYSAWYTQVSIAEVAFHRTRELSYIGKYEDKARYVEIISDCIGEFADIRDEPDHPCLHADPAVGYPKGQALSEALIADEHIGLIYPSVRAPEGDCLVVFDPTTVRNVRPGASWDLVWDGSPHYSAKCV, from the coding sequence ATGATCCTCACGGAGCTTAAGGATCGTGGCCTAGTCCGTCTGATATCCGCGACTTACCACAAGCCACCCGTTCTTTCAGGATTAGTTGATAACGACGAAGAGATGGCTCTACTGACTGATCTCGAAGGGCAGACCAGTGCGCGCTTAGAGGCAGAAAAGGGTAACGACCCCAGTTGGGACCCTTTGATGCTCGCATGGCGGAAACGGCAACAAGATATCAGTGCTTATGGCAATAGTCATATCAATGCCGCCTTCACATATACACGGACTGGCGGAAATCGGTTTAACGGCGAACAACGCGGCGCTTGGTATTCTGCTTGGTATACTCAGGTATCCATCGCAGAGGTCGCGTTCCATCGCACGCGCGAGCTTTCCTATATAGGCAAATATGAGGACAAAGCGCGTTATGTAGAGATCATTTCAGATTGTATCGGCGAGTTCGCTGACATTCGAGATGAACCAGATCACCCGTGCTTACATGCTGATCCTGCAGTGGGCTATCCAAAGGGTCAGGCGCTATCCGAGGCGCTGATAGCTGATGAGCATATCGGCCTCATCTACCCCTCTGTGCGCGCCCCGGAGGGAGATTGCTTGGTAGTATTTGATCCTACGACTGTTCGTAATGTTCGACCGGGCGCCTCATGGGATCTCGTTTGGGATGGATCGCCGCATTATAGTGCCAAATGCGTTTAG
- a CDS encoding FAD-binding oxidoreductase, which produces MPARFLPKDFYHALEEAVGSANFRHADNIPQSALGDWSTERGGTPCALVTPRDTAAVSAVLRLCHQHHVPVVPQGGLSGLAGGAVPSEGSVLLSLARMDQIEEIDTSSSLMVVEAGCILQRIQDAAQNAGYYFALDLGARGSCQIGGNISTNAGGNRVIRYGMTRDLVLGLEVVFADGTILPMMNRMPKNNAALDLKHLFIGSEGTLGVITRAVLKLHPGVCGANTALVALPEFDSVTRLISHAQFMLSGRLTAFELMWNDYYQAVIDGTGQKPPLATDYPLYALIDMQGADPDGERSAFEAMLETAFETSIISDATIAQSHREIETFWSLRDGVSEILSLRAPVISFDVSVPRSRIGDCVDEIRAALTQAFPKLPTVFFGHAGDSNIHLVAGPIDQFDPTGKNIERAVYEIIRTYGGSVSAEHGIGLHKKPWLSYSRSETELATLRLLKRSFDPKEILNPGKVLS; this is translated from the coding sequence ATGCCAGCCAGATTTTTGCCCAAAGATTTTTACCATGCGCTAGAGGAAGCTGTCGGATCCGCCAATTTCAGACATGCAGATAACATTCCCCAATCAGCCTTGGGTGATTGGAGTACCGAACGTGGCGGAACGCCTTGTGCACTGGTCACTCCGCGCGACACCGCCGCGGTATCCGCAGTTCTGAGATTGTGCCATCAGCACCACGTTCCTGTTGTGCCCCAAGGCGGACTTTCAGGACTTGCTGGCGGGGCGGTTCCTTCGGAAGGTTCGGTGTTGCTGTCTTTGGCCCGAATGGACCAGATTGAGGAAATTGACACATCTTCGAGCCTGATGGTCGTGGAGGCGGGCTGCATCTTGCAGCGCATTCAGGACGCGGCACAGAATGCAGGATATTATTTTGCACTTGATCTTGGTGCGCGCGGCTCCTGTCAGATTGGCGGCAATATCTCGACCAATGCCGGGGGCAACCGTGTCATTCGATACGGCATGACGCGTGATCTTGTTCTTGGGCTGGAGGTTGTCTTTGCCGACGGCACAATTCTGCCAATGATGAACCGTATGCCCAAAAATAATGCGGCACTGGATCTCAAGCATTTGTTCATCGGATCGGAAGGAACGCTGGGCGTTATCACGCGCGCTGTGCTCAAGCTGCATCCAGGTGTTTGTGGTGCCAATACAGCATTGGTTGCGCTGCCAGAGTTTGACTCAGTTACCCGCCTTATCAGCCACGCCCAGTTCATGTTGTCGGGCCGCCTCACAGCGTTTGAACTGATGTGGAATGATTATTATCAGGCCGTTATTGATGGAACCGGTCAGAAGCCGCCACTGGCGACAGATTATCCACTTTATGCCCTTATCGACATGCAGGGGGCTGATCCGGATGGTGAAAGATCAGCGTTTGAAGCCATGCTGGAAACAGCCTTTGAAACCAGCATTATTTCCGATGCGACAATTGCCCAGTCTCACCGTGAGATTGAAACCTTCTGGTCGCTACGCGACGGTGTTTCCGAAATTCTGTCCCTGCGCGCCCCTGTCATCAGCTTTGACGTTTCTGTACCGCGCTCGCGCATCGGCGATTGTGTTGATGAAATTCGTGCGGCTTTGACACAGGCTTTCCCCAAATTACCGACGGTCTTTTTTGGCCATGCGGGGGATAGTAATATTCATCTGGTCGCCGGCCCCATCGACCAATTTGATCCAACAGGCAAGAACATCGAGAGGGCGGTCTATGAGATTATCCGCACCTATGGCGGCTCGGTGTCGGCAGAACATGGCATCGGTTTACACAAAAAACCGTGGCTTTCTTACAGTCGCTCGGAAACCGAGCTTGCAACTCTGAGACTGCTAAAACGGAGTTTTGACCCAAAGGAAATTCTAAACCCGGGGAAAGTTCTTTCATAA
- a CDS encoding TRAP transporter substrate-binding protein, protein MSFKKTAQIIRATTLSVLISGAFFASQAQAEPEILFRAAHSSAPTSTGQKAFEFLDKELREKTDGRIGLEIYPNSQLGGEREAIENVQLGNIDLTFASSAPVASFAPEFFAFDIPFLFTNRKQAYAVLDGEIGTEIMNSLKDKGIVGLAYWENGFRQLTNSKKEIRTPDDLAGMKMRTMENEVNIATWREEGANPAPLAFNELFTALQQGIFDAQEGPINLFYDMKFNEVQKFITKTNHIYSPWPLLASPDKLATLSAKDRVIFDAAVKDATAYQRKLAQEADDKAEAAMTNVKFTTLTPEELSLFVQKAAPIADLVKEKAGADLVNRLLSATKK, encoded by the coding sequence ATGTCGTTCAAGAAAACGGCGCAGATTATACGCGCAACTACTCTTTCCGTTCTGATCTCCGGTGCGTTTTTCGCATCCCAGGCACAGGCTGAGCCTGAAATTCTTTTCCGGGCGGCACATTCTTCTGCCCCGACATCGACCGGTCAGAAGGCATTTGAGTTCCTTGACAAGGAACTGCGCGAAAAAACAGATGGTCGAATCGGTTTAGAAATTTATCCCAATTCTCAGCTCGGCGGTGAGCGCGAGGCAATCGAGAACGTCCAATTAGGTAATATCGACCTGACCTTCGCATCCTCGGCTCCCGTCGCCTCTTTTGCCCCCGAATTCTTTGCCTTTGACATTCCCTTCCTGTTCACCAATCGGAAACAGGCTTATGCGGTGCTTGACGGTGAAATCGGCACCGAAATCATGAATTCGCTCAAAGACAAGGGTATTGTCGGTCTGGCATATTGGGAAAACGGTTTTCGCCAGTTGACCAACTCGAAAAAAGAAATCCGGACCCCGGATGACCTGGCGGGCATGAAGATGCGCACCATGGAAAACGAGGTCAATATTGCGACCTGGCGTGAGGAGGGTGCCAATCCGGCACCGCTGGCATTCAACGAACTGTTCACCGCCCTTCAACAGGGAATCTTCGATGCACAGGAAGGGCCGATCAACCTTTTCTATGACATGAAGTTCAATGAAGTTCAGAAATTCATCACCAAGACCAATCACATCTATTCGCCGTGGCCGCTTCTGGCAAGCCCGGACAAGCTGGCCACTTTAAGTGCAAAAGACCGTGTAATCTTTGATGCCGCAGTCAAAGACGCAACAGCCTACCAGCGCAAACTGGCCCAGGAAGCGGACGACAAAGCTGAAGCCGCGATGACGAACGTGAAGTTCACAACACTGACGCCCGAAGAACTGTCTCTGTTCGTTCAGAAGGCTGCTCCGATTGCCGATCTGGTCAAAGAAAAAGCCGGTGCAGATCTCGTCAATCGTCTGCTTTCCGCAACCAAAAAATAA
- a CDS encoding acetaldehyde dehydrogenase (acetylating): MTRKLRAVIIGPGNIGTDLLMKMKRSDWVEPVWMVGIDPASEGLNRAAEMGIKTCATGIDGVLEHVISDDIRVAFDATSAYVHAENSRKLNELGVIMIDLTPAAIGPFCIPSVNLADHAKSNEMNVNMVTCGGQATIPIVAAVSRVQPVEYGEIVAAVSSRSVGPGTRKNIDEFTSTTAAAIEKVGGAKRGKAIIIVNPAEPPLLMRDTVHVLTKNEPDQAAIIASVNAMVAEVQKYVPGYKLVNGPIFDGNRVSIYLEVEGLGDFLPKYAGNLDIMTAAALRTAELFAEQADCGAFTLPARG, translated from the coding sequence ATGACTAGGAAATTGCGGGCGGTGATCATAGGACCGGGCAATATCGGCACCGACCTTCTAATGAAAATGAAACGATCCGATTGGGTTGAACCCGTCTGGATGGTCGGCATTGATCCGGCCTCCGAGGGGCTCAACCGAGCTGCCGAGATGGGCATCAAAACCTGCGCAACCGGTATTGACGGGGTTCTTGAACATGTGATCTCCGATGATATTCGGGTCGCCTTCGATGCGACGTCTGCCTATGTTCATGCAGAAAACTCCCGCAAGTTGAACGAGCTTGGCGTGATAATGATTGATCTGACGCCAGCGGCGATTGGCCCGTTCTGTATTCCGTCAGTTAACCTTGCCGATCATGCCAAAAGCAACGAAATGAACGTCAATATGGTTACCTGCGGCGGCCAGGCCACCATCCCGATTGTTGCGGCCGTTTCACGTGTGCAACCGGTCGAATATGGCGAAATCGTTGCTGCGGTTTCGTCGCGTTCCGTAGGGCCGGGCACACGCAAAAATATTGACGAATTCACCAGTACGACGGCGGCCGCGATCGAGAAAGTCGGTGGTGCCAAACGTGGCAAGGCGATCATAATCGTCAATCCGGCGGAACCCCCGCTTCTGATGCGCGATACTGTGCATGTGCTGACTAAAAATGAACCGGATCAGGCTGCAATTATTGCCAGTGTCAATGCAATGGTGGCCGAAGTTCAGAAATATGTCCCGGGTTACAAACTGGTGAACGGGCCGATCTTCGACGGCAACCGGGTATCGATCTATCTCGAGGTCGAAGGGCTCGGTGACTTCTTGCCGAAATATGCCGGCAATTTGGACATCATGACGGCGGCCGCACTTCGCACTGCCGAACTTTTTGCTGAACAGGCCGATTGCGGCGCCTTCACGTTACCAGCACGTGGCTGA
- a CDS encoding DotA/TraY family protein — protein MMSVRSKSVFITLASLLFMFFFALSPTYAALGDDPPTSTGTDMADEAANDMQDVADEVLENGSSETARYLHMLFGSLVDYGGEGSDDAQTLLGVYIKYMNYAVAGLGSVLLGYFVLVGMIQTSSDGEILGKKWSSTWVPVRISVAMVGLVPLPSGYLVAQVLLMKVALVTIGVTDWIQAKTIEEFIDGGVSISAAAPPNASVPVAGLTKMMLCQRTLAYSERQLWLIERGSSPAPAAIVIKETSTEKETVDGDSYSVTRIGADRIQNGKNKEPGVCGSIEFSQRIDRKEEVADFGFSTLETVSQPIYDAHLEAIRKMLRVGGEIDVLVDQIAALSFPNKTRDYKPTREEINAVHLAYKKAIAVYETTVVSKSQEAISKLRSSSEKASKLKEALIKAGWLHAGSYYLTISSLNREIFEASSYTPIFQEPRAPRPADNGPAVNNIAYNSAMNVFDGLAAYVDGDPEFTPIYDFDRSYSDTLRDQRKTGDVLSDIMGDAIAWINSAFGGIASMFEFGKGFQERYSNGDAKYFADTLGELVHYGHFWLNVMLGIVGFYVVVSLAATFANFTPQAALMKTLGKFIGKAGGGGGSPIGAFGIGIGMIVGFILSLSFAGAAFLALVLPAMPFLIWSTAVVGWFILITEAVIGASFWAVAHLMPNGEGLSGESGKKGWEILLNIAARPPLMLGGLYGGMGIFAMASTYYLLAWDWAVNDILLGHSAGLLTRILFAIMFVGLLAVIAERSFRFMTWLPDKVLRWMGVAVETIGDEDEDRRQRAVIMAGTHSSGQAVNRGSMAALGMGMKANNQLKDGGGEGAENGGAASKDVSATQTVGNHEKGGGQDMAMKAANASSEASDEGKRSSSGTEGASNNGVEIKQDGGGGERDRKA, from the coding sequence ATGATGTCAGTTCGCTCTAAAAGCGTATTCATCACGCTGGCCTCCCTGTTGTTCATGTTTTTCTTTGCTCTATCGCCGACATATGCGGCACTTGGAGATGACCCGCCCACTTCAACCGGAACGGATATGGCCGACGAGGCCGCAAATGATATGCAGGATGTTGCCGACGAAGTTCTTGAAAACGGCAGCAGCGAAACCGCGCGATATTTGCATATGCTGTTTGGCAGCCTGGTCGATTATGGCGGAGAAGGCTCTGATGATGCTCAGACACTTCTGGGTGTTTACATCAAGTATATGAACTATGCAGTTGCAGGGCTTGGAAGTGTCCTTCTTGGGTACTTCGTTCTTGTAGGGATGATCCAAACATCTTCAGATGGTGAGATTTTAGGTAAGAAGTGGTCTTCGACGTGGGTCCCGGTTCGAATCTCTGTAGCAATGGTTGGTCTTGTCCCCCTGCCGAGCGGCTATCTTGTCGCTCAGGTTTTGCTCATGAAAGTCGCCCTGGTGACGATCGGTGTAACAGATTGGATTCAAGCCAAGACCATTGAAGAATTCATTGATGGTGGTGTTTCAATCAGCGCAGCAGCTCCACCCAATGCAAGCGTGCCAGTTGCCGGTCTCACAAAAATGATGCTTTGCCAGCGCACTTTGGCCTATTCGGAAAGGCAGCTTTGGCTAATTGAGAGAGGTAGCTCGCCTGCCCCGGCAGCCATTGTCATCAAGGAAACTTCGACCGAGAAAGAAACGGTTGATGGTGATTCGTATAGTGTGACCAGAATTGGCGCAGATCGCATACAGAATGGTAAAAACAAAGAGCCTGGTGTGTGTGGAAGCATTGAGTTTTCACAGCGCATCGACAGAAAAGAGGAAGTCGCGGATTTCGGATTTAGCACTCTGGAAACCGTTTCACAGCCGATTTACGATGCGCATCTAGAAGCAATTCGCAAAATGCTCCGGGTTGGCGGCGAGATTGATGTTCTAGTGGATCAGATTGCCGCTTTGTCATTCCCAAACAAAACACGTGACTATAAGCCAACACGAGAGGAAATAAATGCAGTCCACTTGGCGTATAAGAAAGCTATAGCTGTCTACGAAACGACGGTTGTCTCGAAATCGCAAGAGGCAATCAGTAAATTGCGTTCCAGTTCTGAGAAGGCAAGCAAATTAAAAGAAGCATTGATAAAAGCAGGCTGGCTTCATGCCGGTTCCTACTATCTGACCATTTCATCGCTTAACCGGGAAATATTCGAAGCATCTTCGTATACCCCCATATTCCAGGAGCCCCGCGCCCCTCGCCCTGCAGACAATGGGCCGGCAGTAAACAATATCGCCTATAACAGTGCGATGAACGTGTTTGATGGGCTCGCAGCATATGTTGATGGTGATCCCGAATTTACCCCCATTTATGACTTTGACAGATCATATAGTGACACCCTGCGTGACCAGCGCAAAACTGGTGATGTTCTATCCGATATAATGGGTGACGCGATTGCGTGGATCAACTCAGCCTTTGGAGGGATCGCCTCCATGTTTGAATTTGGCAAAGGCTTCCAGGAACGCTATTCAAATGGAGATGCAAAGTATTTTGCCGATACCCTTGGGGAGCTTGTCCATTACGGTCACTTCTGGCTGAATGTTATGCTTGGTATTGTCGGTTTTTACGTTGTGGTGTCGCTGGCCGCAACGTTTGCGAACTTCACCCCACAAGCAGCTTTAATGAAAACATTGGGGAAGTTTATTGGAAAAGCGGGAGGTGGTGGCGGCTCACCTATCGGTGCGTTTGGAATTGGTATCGGCATGATCGTCGGCTTTATCTTGTCGTTGTCTTTTGCTGGTGCTGCTTTTCTTGCCCTCGTCCTCCCGGCAATGCCGTTTCTGATTTGGTCTACTGCAGTGGTTGGGTGGTTCATTCTGATCACTGAAGCAGTTATTGGCGCCTCGTTCTGGGCCGTTGCCCACTTGATGCCGAATGGTGAAGGTCTTTCAGGTGAAAGCGGCAAAAAGGGTTGGGAAATCCTGCTGAATATTGCAGCCCGGCCGCCGCTTATGTTGGGCGGGCTGTATGGCGGCATGGGCATTTTTGCAATGGCCTCGACATATTACCTTCTCGCTTGGGATTGGGCCGTAAACGACATCCTTCTTGGTCATTCCGCAGGGCTGTTGACCAGAATTTTGTTTGCAATCATGTTTGTGGGCCTATTGGCCGTGATTGCGGAGCGATCGTTCCGGTTCATGACATGGCTTCCAGATAAAGTATTGCGCTGGATGGGAGTTGCCGTCGAAACAATCGGTGACGAGGATGAAGACCGACGTCAGCGGGCTGTTATCATGGCCGGCACGCACAGCTCAGGTCAGGCTGTTAATCGTGGCTCAATGGCCGCGCTTGGAATGGGCATGAAAGCAAACAATCAGCTGAAAGATGGTGGCGGGGAAGGTGCAGAAAACGGTGGTGCCGCATCAAAAGACGTCTCTGCTACCCAGACTGTTGGAAATCACGAAAAGGGTGGAGGGCAAGATATGGCGATGAAAGCCGCAAACGCATCATCTGAAGCAAGTGACGAAGGTAAACGGTCATCCAGTGGGACCGAGGGTGCTTCGAACAATGGTGTTGAAATCAAGCAAGATGGCGGCGGAGGTGAGCGTGATCGCAAAGCTTAG
- a CDS encoding recombinase family protein, with product MSAEERHYGYARVSTPDQNLDLQVEALKNAGVEERHIFTDHATGSGPIKKRHGLLMLLKGMREGDTLVVWKLDRLGRTVAELIRTLDIIRKKGADLKVLTQPIDTTTAIGKVMFNVVAAFAEFERDLISERTKAGLAEARKRGRQIGHKKKLTTEMKKEAAALLGEGYSYEAIAEKWNGKVSKSTLYNYREEIEAFIPLDVEDAETDSK from the coding sequence TTGAGCGCCGAAGAAAGACACTATGGTTATGCCCGCGTAAGTACACCGGATCAGAACCTTGATTTGCAAGTGGAAGCACTCAAGAACGCAGGCGTTGAAGAGCGACACATCTTCACAGACCATGCGACAGGCAGCGGCCCGATTAAGAAGCGACATGGCTTGCTGATGCTTCTCAAGGGCATGCGAGAAGGTGACACGCTTGTCGTCTGGAAGCTGGATCGCTTGGGCAGGACGGTTGCCGAATTGATCCGCACCCTGGATATCATTCGAAAAAAAGGTGCAGATTTGAAGGTTCTCACGCAACCAATTGATACGACGACTGCCATCGGCAAAGTGATGTTTAATGTTGTGGCTGCCTTTGCAGAGTTCGAGCGCGACCTGATTTCAGAGCGGACCAAGGCTGGCCTTGCGGAAGCGCGAAAGCGCGGCCGGCAGATAGGCCACAAGAAGAAGCTGACGACTGAAATGAAGAAAGAGGCCGCAGCCCTTCTTGGCGAAGGTTATTCATATGAGGCCATCGCAGAGAAGTGGAACGGCAAGGTAAGCAAAAGCACTCTGTATAATTACAGGGAAGAGATTGAGGCTTTCATTCCGCTGGACGTGGAAGATGCCGAAACGGATTCCAAATAA
- a CDS encoding TRAP transporter large permease, with the protein MISLILFGLLAVLLFISVPIAVSLGVASTVALLVSGKVSGSYVPQVLVTSIDSFPLMAVPFFILAGDLMGQGGLSQRLINVARLLFGRYTGGMAIIAVVTCIFFAAISGSGPATVAAVGTILLPAMARDGYKKGFSAGLIASSGSLGVIIPPSIPMVIYATSANVSVSRLFMGGVLPGLLIGLTLITYAWWKSRADGQTPSDYHPSRKEVLATINDAKWALMVPVIILGGIYGGVFTPTEAAAVGVIYGLFVGVFVYRELNLKKLYRIFAGSALTSATIMLIVGTATIFGRALAIEGVPVMLAHAITSIVDQTWLLLLAINVILLIVGTFMETIAAIIILTPILLPLVTALGVSPGHFGIMMIINLAIGMVTPPVGVNLFVAARVSDLSLETVIKGAIIPTLLMIIVLMIVTYVPALTLALPAVVGM; encoded by the coding sequence ATGATTTCTCTCATTCTGTTTGGCCTGCTGGCGGTTCTTCTTTTTATCTCGGTTCCGATTGCAGTATCGCTAGGTGTTGCTTCAACGGTGGCGCTGCTTGTCTCTGGCAAGGTCTCCGGCAGTTATGTGCCTCAGGTGCTTGTTACATCAATTGACAGTTTTCCTCTGATGGCCGTCCCGTTCTTTATTCTGGCGGGCGATCTGATGGGGCAAGGGGGATTGTCTCAGCGCCTGATCAATGTCGCACGCCTTTTGTTTGGCCGTTATACGGGCGGTATGGCAATTATTGCCGTTGTGACATGCATTTTCTTTGCCGCCATTTCCGGTTCTGGTCCGGCAACGGTGGCTGCTGTCGGCACCATCTTGCTGCCTGCCATGGCAAGAGACGGCTATAAAAAAGGCTTCTCGGCCGGGCTTATCGCGTCTTCCGGGTCACTTGGCGTTATCATTCCCCCCTCTATCCCGATGGTAATTTATGCGACCTCTGCCAACGTGTCAGTCTCAAGGCTGTTCATGGGGGGTGTTCTTCCCGGATTGCTGATCGGCCTGACACTGATCACGTACGCATGGTGGAAATCACGGGCAGATGGACAAACCCCGAGCGATTATCATCCCTCGCGCAAGGAAGTGCTTGCGACCATCAACGACGCCAAATGGGCATTGATGGTGCCAGTGATCATTCTGGGCGGCATCTACGGCGGTGTTTTTACCCCGACCGAGGCGGCCGCAGTGGGGGTCATTTACGGATTGTTTGTGGGGGTCTTTGTTTATCGGGAACTCAACCTTAAAAAACTCTACCGGATCTTCGCCGGTTCGGCACTGACGTCGGCAACAATCATGCTCATTGTTGGAACCGCCACCATTTTTGGCCGCGCACTGGCGATTGAAGGCGTGCCCGTCATGCTGGCCCATGCCATCACGTCGATCGTGGATCAAACATGGCTTTTACTGCTGGCGATCAACGTGATCTTGCTGATTGTTGGCACCTTCATGGAAACGATTGCCGCCATTATCATTCTGACCCCGATTTTGTTGCCGCTGGTTACAGCGCTGGGTGTCAGTCCCGGGCATTTCGGCATCATGATGATCATCAACCTCGCGATTGGCATGGTTACGCCGCCGGTCGGCGTGAACCTGTTCGTCGCCGCACGTGTCTCGGACCTGTCCCTGGAAACCGTGATCAAGGGGGCAATCATACCGACATTGCTCATGATTATAGTGCTGATGATCGTCACCTATGTACCGGCTCTCACACTGGCTCTGCCTGCCGTCGTTGGCATGTAA